From a single Nostoc edaphicum CCNP1411 genomic region:
- a CDS encoding reverse transcriptase/maturase family protein encodes MGIPTMKDRALQALVKLALEPEWEARFEPNSYGFRAGRSCHDAVEAIFKAIKLKPKFVLDADISKCFDRIDHEALLRKNKYIPHHPPTSTCMVKSGSDG; translated from the coding sequence TTGGGTATACCTACAATGAAAGACCGAGCCTTGCAAGCACTTGTCAAACTGGCACTAGAGCCAGAATGGGAAGCGCGATTTGAACCCAACTCATACGGGTTCAGAGCCGGACGCTCATGCCATGATGCGGTAGAAGCAATATTTAAGGCAATCAAGCTCAAGCCAAAATTTGTACTCGATGCCGACATATCAAAATGCTTTGACCGCATCGACCATGAAGCACTGCTGAGAAAAAATAAATACATTCCCCACCATCCGCCGACAAGTACGTGCATGGTTAAAAGCGGGAGTGATGGATGA
- a CDS encoding HNH endonuclease gives MSKRYWQSIGGDNWIFATRKEGLTPTRLLKHADTPIVRHVKVKGESSPYDGNLVYWSTRMGKNPEMPNRTSKLLKKQKGKCTHCEMFFRESDVLEVDHKIPKSQGGKDIYDNLQLLHRHCHDTKTANDGSPGIKSGCNSAEPKPTRILEKVKDKWVMRYA, from the coding sequence GTGTCAAAAAGGTATTGGCAGTCTATAGGCGGTGATAACTGGATATTCGCAACCAGGAAGGAAGGTTTAACCCCAACTCGGTTACTAAAACATGCCGACACTCCAATAGTACGTCATGTGAAAGTTAAAGGCGAATCGTCACCATACGACGGAAATCTGGTTTATTGGAGTACAAGAATGGGTAAAAACCCCGAAATGCCAAATAGGACTTCAAAACTCCTGAAAAAGCAAAAAGGGAAGTGTACCCACTGCGAAATGTTTTTCCGCGAAAGCGATGTGCTAGAAGTTGACCATAAAATCCCTAAATCGCAAGGTGGTAAGGATATTTACGATAATTTGCAACTTCTACACAGACATTGCCACGATACAAAAACTGCCAACGATGGTAGTCCTGGCATAAAATCCGGCTGCAATAGTGCCGAGCCTAAGCCCACCAGAATACTTGAAAAAGTCAAGGATAAATGGGTAATGAGGTATGCGTGA
- a CDS encoding reverse transcriptase N-terminal domain-containing protein, which yields MSNTQSQRLMVEWHSINWRKLERSVYKLQKRIYQASARGDVKAYRRLQKTLMKSWSARALAVRRVTQDNQGKKDGWCRWR from the coding sequence ATGTCTAATACACAGTCTCAAAGACTGATGGTGGAATGGCACTCTATTAACTGGCGTAAGCTAGAGCGTAGCGTGTATAAGCTCCAAAAGAGAATTTATCAAGCCTCTGCCCGTGGTGATGTAAAAGCATATCGCAGACTCCAAAAGACACTGATGAAGTCATGGTCAGCAAGAGCTTTAGCGGTTCGTAGAGTCACCCAGGACAACCAAGGGAAAAAAGACGGCTGGTGTAGATGGCGTTAA
- a CDS encoding eIF2A-related protein translates to MSNQQEPENLAFDNERSLQTLVRTITLSQGEFSLILLRCNYAALRQRMVQRLHQLSPVHIHEITLPASVKTLYTNIREQLGDEQPPALMIFGLESVKDIDTVLTSANQVREEFRKNFPFPILLWVNDSVLQKLIRLATDLENWATIIEFQNPTDELVNFLQQKTDQIFAGDITPNPQICWELETARQDLHSRQKVLEPAFQASLEFVLGLNDYVHDQIDTAIEHYQQSLSFWQRINYLGRQGILLVNIALAHNRKAEKNQVENLKYWQEARNYLQQAINIFEQTQRSDLVAKHITKLCEVLRRLQAWSELQNLVEKSLPLHQNYGTPLQLAKDYGFLAEVALEQSRWEEASKLAGQTLQILADIPNLQVDEFGLYRFVLAKSQLEMLRLFYFEQGEYLKAFEIKQEQLQIEQQYGFRAFVGASYFNPQQEAISSAQLKAENPETIAQEIAASGRGQDVKQLRERISGTEHKLTVIHGQSGVGKSSILQGGLIPVLQQQAIGERDALPVLLRVYTDWVGMLGRSLAKAFEEVRGKKLSVNLDSSAAILGQLRRNADRNLLTVLMFDQFEEFFFVYTDQGQRQAFYEFLRVCLDIPFVNVILSLREDYLHYLLELHRVNLTVINNNILDKNILYNLGNFSPANAKAVVQSLTERSRFYLEPALIDELVRDLAGELGEIRPIELQIVGTQLQTEKITTLEKYRQFGPKEKLVERFLEEVIHDCGSENEQVALLILYLLTDENGTRPLKTRAELAADLVAEVDKLDLVLEIFVASRLVLLLPESPADRYQLVHDYLVSFIRQQQGNEILAELAREREQRLQAEEKLKLEQDARQILVNAQQEAKRQIRQGRMQLTVSSGLAVCLLLFAGISSLYALNQIQVAKDANDEKQQAENIVKTAQAELQATQKTQIELQKKAQELETKKKDAEQKFQAAQKNQQAADAKFKLAQADLGNVKQQAAELQNKNSQGEEKIKTANEQVKTAQEKAQEANRQQQEAQSKTKQAQTILSQAQAALQGAETAQKESQKGTELERAGVNALRQFESTELESLVAAMQSGKELKTLVKDGRSLEKYPAISPIFALDSILDKIKERNQLQGHQSGVNSVSLSLDGKTIATASDDKTARLWKLNGQLLQEFKGHQGGVYSVSFSPDSKTIATASSDNTARLWTLNGQLLQEFKGHQSIVNSVSFSPDGKTIATASLDNTARLWTLNGQLLQEFKGHQGSVNSVSFSPDGKTIATASLDNTARLWKLNGQLLQEFKGHQSIVNSVSFSPNGKTIATASSDNTARLWTFNGQLLQEFKGHQGSVNSVSFSPDGKTIATSSDDNIALLWTLNGQLLQEFKGHQGSVNSVSFSPDGKTIATSSDDNIALLWTLNGQLLQEFKGHQYGVNSVNFSPDGKTIATASFDNTARLWTLNEELLQEFKGHQKEVLSVSFSPDGKTIATASFDNTARLWTLNGELLQEFKGHQSSVNSVSFSPDGKTIATASFDNTARLWTLNGELLQEFKGHQSSVNSVSFSPDGKTIATASFDNTARLWTLNGELLQEFKGHQSSVNSVSFSPDGKTIATASFDNTARLWTLNGELLQEFKGHQSSVNSVSFSPDGKTIATASSDNTARLWSVDNLDRLLVRGCNWLRDYLQNNPNLGESDKRLCDDIK, encoded by the coding sequence ATGAGTAATCAGCAAGAGCCAGAAAATTTAGCCTTTGACAATGAACGTTCATTGCAAACTCTGGTGCGAACAATTACCCTTTCTCAGGGGGAATTTTCGCTGATTTTGCTGCGCTGTAACTATGCTGCTTTACGTCAGCGTATGGTGCAACGTCTGCACCAATTATCTCCTGTACATATTCACGAAATTACCTTACCTGCATCAGTCAAAACGCTTTACACAAATATCCGCGAACAACTGGGAGATGAGCAGCCACCTGCATTGATGATTTTTGGTTTGGAGTCGGTTAAAGATATTGATACAGTTCTGACTTCAGCTAACCAAGTACGGGAGGAGTTTAGAAAGAATTTTCCGTTTCCGATATTGTTGTGGGTTAATGATTCAGTTCTGCAAAAATTGATTCGATTAGCAACTGATTTAGAGAATTGGGCAACTATTATTGAGTTTCAAAACCCTACCGATGAGTTAGTCAACTTCCTTCAGCAAAAAACCGATCAAATCTTTGCTGGAGATATAACGCCGAATCCCCAAATTTGTTGGGAACTAGAAACCGCCCGTCAAGATTTGCACAGCCGTCAAAAAGTATTAGAACCAGCATTTCAGGCAAGTTTAGAATTTGTACTTGGCTTGAATGATTATGTACATGATCAGATAGATACAGCTATAGAACACTATCAACAGAGTTTGAGTTTTTGGCAGAGAATTAACTATTTAGGACGCCAAGGTATATTATTAGTTAATATTGCTTTAGCACATAACCGCAAAGCTGAAAAAAATCAAGTAGAAAATTTAAAATATTGGCAAGAAGCTAGGAATTATCTTCAGCAAGCTATTAATATTTTTGAACAAACACAACGTTCAGATTTAGTTGCAAAGCATATTACTAAATTGTGTGAAGTGCTACGACGTTTACAAGCATGGTCAGAGTTGCAAAACCTTGTTGAAAAGTCTCTACCGTTACATCAAAATTATGGCACGCCGTTGCAATTGGCTAAAGATTATGGTTTTTTGGCAGAAGTAGCCTTAGAGCAGTCACGCTGGGAAGAAGCCTCTAAACTTGCAGGGCAAACATTGCAAATATTAGCTGATATACCTAATCTACAAGTTGATGAATTTGGATTATATCGGTTTGTTTTAGCAAAATCGCAATTAGAAATGTTGCGTTTATTCTACTTTGAACAAGGTGAATATCTCAAAGCTTTTGAGATTAAGCAAGAGCAATTACAAATTGAACAACAGTATGGTTTCCGCGCGTTTGTTGGTGCATCTTATTTCAACCCGCAGCAAGAGGCAATTAGTTCTGCACAATTGAAAGCTGAAAATCCTGAAACCATTGCTCAAGAAATTGCTGCTTCTGGTCGTGGACAAGATGTTAAGCAGTTGCGAGAAAGAATTAGCGGGACTGAGCATAAATTGACTGTAATTCATGGTCAGTCAGGAGTGGGGAAAAGTTCGATTTTGCAGGGTGGATTAATACCAGTATTACAACAGCAAGCAATTGGTGAGCGAGATGCTTTACCTGTTTTGTTGCGAGTATATACAGATTGGGTAGGAATGTTAGGGCGAAGTTTAGCTAAGGCTTTTGAGGAAGTCAGAGGTAAAAAATTATCTGTTAATCTTGATTCGTCAGCAGCTATTTTAGGACAATTACGGAGAAATGCCGATCGGAATTTATTAACTGTTTTGATGTTTGACCAGTTTGAGGAGTTTTTCTTTGTTTATACAGACCAAGGTCAACGACAAGCATTTTATGAGTTTTTACGAGTATGTCTAGATATTCCTTTTGTCAATGTAATTCTGTCTTTACGCGAAGATTATTTACATTATTTATTAGAGTTACATCGGGTTAATTTAACTGTAATTAATAATAATATTCTTGATAAAAATATTCTCTATAATTTAGGTAACTTTTCGCCAGCTAATGCTAAAGCTGTTGTGCAGAGTTTAACAGAACGATCTCGCTTCTATCTAGAGCCTGCATTAATTGATGAATTAGTGCGAGATTTAGCAGGTGAATTGGGGGAGATTCGTCCTATTGAGTTACAAATTGTTGGGACACAATTGCAAACTGAGAAAATTACAACTTTAGAAAAGTATCGTCAGTTTGGGCCTAAAGAAAAACTGGTTGAGCGATTTTTAGAAGAAGTCATCCATGATTGTGGCTCAGAGAATGAACAGGTTGCTCTACTGATTTTATATTTACTCACAGATGAAAATGGGACTCGTCCCCTGAAGACTCGCGCTGAGTTAGCAGCAGATTTGGTAGCAGAAGTTGATAAATTAGATTTGGTGTTAGAGATTTTTGTGGCATCAAGGTTAGTGTTGCTGTTACCAGAATCGCCTGCTGACCGTTATCAACTGGTGCATGATTACCTTGTGTCGTTCATTCGTCAGCAACAGGGTAATGAAATACTAGCAGAATTAGCTAGAGAGCGAGAACAACGCTTGCAAGCAGAAGAGAAGCTGAAGCTTGAACAAGATGCGAGGCAGATATTAGTTAATGCTCAACAAGAAGCCAAGCGGCAAATTCGCCAAGGGCGGATGCAGTTGACGGTGAGTTCTGGGTTAGCGGTATGTTTATTATTATTTGCAGGTATATCATCTTTATATGCATTGAATCAAATTCAAGTGGCTAAAGATGCTAATGATGAAAAGCAACAGGCAGAAAATATAGTTAAAACGGCTCAAGCTGAATTGCAAGCTACGCAAAAAACACAGATAGAATTACAGAAGAAAGCACAAGAATTAGAAACTAAAAAGAAAGATGCAGAGCAAAAGTTTCAAGCAGCGCAGAAGAATCAGCAAGCCGCAGATGCAAAATTTAAGTTAGCACAGGCAGATTTAGGGAATGTAAAGCAGCAAGCAGCAGAATTACAAAATAAAAATTCTCAAGGAGAAGAAAAAATTAAAACAGCTAACGAACAAGTCAAAACTGCTCAAGAGAAAGCACAAGAGGCAAATAGACAACAACAGGAAGCACAATCTAAAACTAAACAAGCTCAAACTATTTTGAGTCAAGCGCAAGCAGCGCTACAAGGAGCAGAGACAGCACAAAAAGAATCACAAAAGGGAACAGAATTAGAACGGGCAGGTGTTAATGCCTTAAGACAGTTTGAGTCTACTGAGTTAGAATCGCTGGTGGCAGCAATGCAGAGTGGGAAAGAGTTAAAAACTCTGGTAAAAGATGGTCGCTCTTTAGAAAAATATCCAGCTATCAGCCCGATTTTTGCTTTGGATAGTATTCTCGATAAAATTAAAGAACGTAACCAGTTGCAAGGGCATCAAAGTGGTGTCAATAGTGTGAGTTTAAGCCTGGACGGCAAAACCATCGCCACGGCATCAGATGACAAAACAGCGCGGTTGTGGAAGCTTAACGGGCAACTGCTACAAGAATTCAAAGGGCATCAAGGCGGTGTCTATAGTGTGAGTTTCAGTCCGGACAGCAAAACCATCGCCACGGCATCATCTGACAACACAGCGCGGTTGTGGACGCTTAACGGGCAACTGCTACAAGAATTCAAAGGGCATCAAAGTATTGTCAATAGTGTGAGTTTCAGCCCGGATGGCAAAACCATTGCCACAGCATCATTAGACAACACAGCGCGGTTGTGGACGCTCAACGGGCAACTGCTACAAGAATTCAAAGGGCATCAGGGTAGTGTCAATAGTGTGAGTTTCAGCCCGGATGGCAAAACCATTGCCACAGCATCATTAGACAACACAGCGCGGTTGTGGAAGCTTAACGGGCAACTGCTACAAGAATTCAAAGGGCATCAAAGTATTGTCAATAGTGTGAGTTTCAGCCCGAATGGCAAAACCATTGCTACGGCATCATCTGACAACACAGCGCGGTTGTGGACGTTCAACGGGCAACTGCTACAGGAATTCAAAGGGCATCAGGGTAGTGTCAATAGTGTGAGTTTCAGCCCGGACGGCAAAACTATCGCCACGTCATCAGATGACAACATAGCGCTTTTGTGGACGCTCAATGGGCAACTGCTACAGGAATTCAAAGGGCATCAGGGTAGTGTCAATAGTGTGAGTTTCAGCCCGGACGGCAAAACTATCGCCACGTCATCAGATGACAACATAGCGCTTTTGTGGACGCTCAATGGGCAACTGCTACAGGAATTCAAAGGGCATCAGTACGGTGTTAATAGTGTGAATTTCAGCCCGGATGGCAAAACCATCGCCACAGCATCCTTTGACAACACAGCGCGGTTGTGGACGCTCAACGAAGAACTGCTACAAGAATTCAAAGGGCATCAAAAAGAAGTCTTAAGTGTGAGTTTCAGCCCGGATGGCAAAACCATCGCCACAGCATCCTTTGACAACACAGCGCGGTTGTGGACGCTCAACGGAGAACTGCTACAAGAATTCAAAGGGCATCAAAGCAGTGTCAATAGTGTGAGTTTCAGCCCGGATGGCAAAACCATCGCCACAGCATCCTTTGACAACACAGCGCGGTTGTGGACGCTCAACGGAGAACTGCTACAAGAATTCAAAGGGCATCAAAGCAGTGTCAATAGTGTGAGTTTCAGCCCGGACGGCAAAACCATCGCCACAGCATCCTTTGACAACACAGCGCGGTTGTGGACGCTCAACGGAGAACTGCTACAAGAATTCAAAGGGCATCAAAGCAGTGTCAATAGTGTGAGTTTCAGCCCGGATGGCAAAACCATCGCCACAGCATCCTTTGACAACACAGCGCGGTTGTGGACGCTCAACGGAGAACTGCTACAAGAATTCAAAGGGCATCAAAGCAGTGTCAATAGTGTGAGTTTCAGCCCGGACGGCAAAACCATTGCCACAGCATCATCTGACAACACAGCGCGGTTGTGGTCTGTGGATAATTTAGACCGATTGTTGGTGCGGGGTTGCAATTGGCTGCGTGATTATTTGCAGAATAACCCGAATTTGGGTGAGAGCGACAAGCGTCTCTGCGATGATATTAAGTGA
- a CDS encoding reverse transcriptase domain-containing protein, with the protein MDDKQLFPTSEGTPQGGVISPLLANIALHGMEERIKQYANTLPCKDGLNKRDTRRSLSLIRYADDFVILHENITIVQRCKEIISEWLKSMGLELKPSKTRLTHTLNQYEQEKPGFDFLGFSIQQFPVGKYHSKRGFKTIITPSKQKQKVHYEQIANVIETHKAAPQAALISHLNPIIRGWANYYATVVSKVAYSDIDDLTYQKLYAWAKHRHPQKELGMGVKKVLAVYRR; encoded by the coding sequence ATGGATGATAAGCAGTTGTTTCCAACATCTGAGGGTACGCCACAGGGCGGGGTCATTTCTCCGTTACTGGCAAACATTGCCCTACATGGGATGGAAGAACGAATTAAACAATACGCCAATACCCTCCCTTGTAAAGACGGTCTTAATAAACGGGATACCCGTAGAAGTCTAAGTCTAATTCGTTATGCCGACGATTTCGTAATTCTCCACGAAAACATAACCATAGTCCAAAGATGCAAAGAGATTATCTCTGAATGGTTAAAAAGCATGGGTTTGGAACTAAAGCCCAGTAAAACGAGACTGACTCACACCCTCAACCAGTATGAGCAGGAAAAACCAGGGTTCGATTTCCTTGGTTTTTCGATACAACAATTTCCAGTAGGAAAGTATCACTCGAAACGGGGTTTTAAAACAATCATCACCCCAAGCAAGCAGAAGCAAAAGGTACATTATGAACAAATCGCTAATGTTATTGAAACCCATAAGGCAGCTCCGCAAGCGGCGCTAATCAGCCATTTAAACCCAATAATTAGGGGATGGGCAAACTACTACGCGACTGTGGTAAGTAAGGTAGCTTACTCAGATATCGATGACCTCACGTACCAAAAGTTATATGCCTGGGCAAAACACCGCCACCCCCAAAAAGAACTGGGGATGGGTGTCAAAAAGGTATTGGCAGTCTATAGGCGGTGA